Proteins from a genomic interval of Patescibacteria group bacterium:
- the cutA gene encoding divalent cation tolerance protein CutA gives MNKLIFLYITNDSVDGAKKIARHLLEKRMIGCANIFPISGYVLVGREN, from the coding sequence ATGAATAAACTAATTTTTCTTTACATAACAAACGATTCAGTTGATGGAGCTAAAAAAATAGCACGGCATCTTTTAGAAAAAAGGATGATAGGATGCGCAAATATTTTTCCTATTAGTGGCTATGTACTGGTGGGAAGGGAAAATTGA
- the cutA gene encoding divalent cation tolerance protein CutA has product MYWWEGKIEDGNEVVLIVKTTSDRFEKVRDEIARIHPFDTPCILKIDVDPNEKYLRWIESELK; this is encoded by the coding sequence ATGTACTGGTGGGAAGGGAAAATTGAAGATGGTAACGAAGTTGTTTTGATCGTTAAAACTACAAGTGACCGTTTTGAAAAAGTGCGTGATGAAATTGCTCGCATACATCCATTTGATACTCCATGCATTCTCAAGATCGATGTTGATCCAAACGAAAAATATTTGCGCTGGATCGAAAGCGAATTAAAATAG
- a CDS encoding isochorismatase family cysteine hydrolase, with amino-acid sequence MISKALICVDFENEWTDKSSDYFVGDISELIKKTNKLIDFCRKNGYKIIFTTHIEKDSDSAFAPDSKNVEIIKELHKQNSDVLITKNKISPFYKTNLDKHLEGIDEIVICGILTNLCVRSLAQDAYDRDFKITIIKDCCRAFDVETHEFTLKDLKATREEIEFLNLNEFTK; translated from the coding sequence ATGATATCAAAAGCCCTTATCTGCGTAGATTTTGAAAACGAATGGACTGATAAAAGTTCAGATTATTTTGTTGGCGATATTTCCGAGCTAATTAAGAAAACCAACAAACTCATAGATTTTTGCAGAAAAAATGGTTACAAAATAATCTTCACTACGCACATCGAAAAAGATTCTGATTCTGCTTTTGCCCCTGATTCAAAGAACGTTGAGATAATCAAAGAATTGCATAAGCAAAATTCCGATGTGCTTATTACAAAAAATAAAATCAGTCCATTCTATAAAACAAATTTAGATAAGCATCTTGAAGGAATTGATGAAATAGTTATCTGTGGAATTTTGACAAATTTATGTGTTAGAAGTTTGGCTCAAGATGCTTATGATAGAGATTTCAAAATCACAATAATTAAAGATTGCTGTCGGGCTTTTGATGTTGAAACACATGAGTTTACGCTCAAAGATTTGAAAGCTACAAGAGAAGAAATTGAATTCTTAAATTTGAATGAATTTACTAAATGA
- a CDS encoding TylF/MycF/NovP-related O-methyltransferase, whose protein sequence is MKKIIFWVMGNEKVVLVFSFLRYYISWFFDKNSERRLFFEKIQPYTMVSYKRLSHLWDIVSELERKKIKGNYVECGVWKGGSAAIMAYLAQKHNSDRQIHLFDSFEGMPEPTVIDGERAAIFSGGKTSGKQKAIGKTVGVIEEAKKLFFSELELDKKNIVFHKGWFQSTIPANKELIGKIAVLRIDADWYESVKVCLEELYNQVIPGGYIIFDDYGFWPGCKKAVKEFFQKRKINSRLQKIDISGTFFRK, encoded by the coding sequence ATGAAAAAAATTATTTTTTGGGTGATGGGGAATGAAAAAGTTGTTTTAGTCTTTAGTTTCTTGCGATATTACATTTCATGGTTTTTTGACAAAAATTCCGAAAGGAGGTTGTTCTTCGAGAAGATACAACCCTATACGATGGTAAGCTATAAAAGATTGTCTCATCTCTGGGACATTGTTAGCGAGCTTGAAAGAAAAAAAATAAAAGGAAATTATGTTGAGTGTGGTGTTTGGAAGGGCGGTAGCGCAGCAATCATGGCATATTTGGCACAGAAGCATAATAGCGATAGACAGATTCATCTTTTTGATTCTTTTGAAGGAATGCCCGAACCAACAGTGATTGACGGAGAAAGAGCAGCTATTTTCTCTGGAGGAAAAACTTCAGGCAAACAAAAAGCCATTGGTAAAACAGTTGGTGTCATTGAAGAAGCGAAAAAACTCTTTTTCTCAGAACTTGAACTCGATAAAAAAAACATAGTTTTTCATAAAGGTTGGTTTCAATCAACTATCCCAGCAAACAAGGAATTAATAGGGAAAATAGCCGTTCTTCGGATAGATGCCGATTGGTATGAGTCTGTGAAGGTTTGTTTAGAAGAATTATATAATCAAGTTATCCCCGGAGGTTACATAATATTTGATGATTATGGATTTTGGCCGGGGTGTAAAAAGGCTGTAAAAGAGTTTTTTCAAAAAAGGAAAATCAACTCACGGTTGCAAAAGATTGATATTTCTGGGACATTTTTTAGAAAATAG
- a CDS encoding histidine phosphatase family protein, whose translation MVTKITYFVHGTTIDNEQEISSGWSDVELSKLGIQQSKELWDKIKDKHFDVVFCSDLKRAVHSAELTFKDKVKIIPDKRLRECNYGKYNTQSSEIIEPLQEQHIKRRFPDGESYEDVKMRISDFLDFLKKNYDGKSVAIVAHKAPQLALDVLLKNKTWEQAFAEDWRKTKAWQPGWDYTME comes from the coding sequence ATGGTAACAAAAATCACTTATTTTGTTCATGGTACTACAATTGATAATGAACAGGAAATCTCCTCTGGCTGGTCTGATGTTGAACTTTCAAAGTTAGGGATTCAACAATCAAAAGAACTTTGGGATAAAATCAAAGACAAGCATTTTGATGTAGTTTTTTGCTCTGACTTAAAACGGGCTGTGCATTCGGCTGAATTAACTTTCAAAGATAAGGTTAAAATAATTCCTGATAAGCGTTTGCGAGAGTGTAATTATGGAAAATATAATACACAGTCTTCTGAAATTATTGAACCCCTACAAGAACAACACATAAAGAGGAGATTTCCTGATGGTGAAAGTTACGAAGATGTCAAAATGAGAATAAGTGATTTTCTTGATTTTTTGAAGAAAAATTATGATGGGAAGTCGGTTGCCATTGTTGCACATAAAGCCCCACAGTTAGCGTTAGATGTTTTGTTGAAAAATAAAACCTGGGAACAGGCCTTTGCTGAAGATTGGAGAAAAACAAAAGCATGGCAACCGGGATGGGATTATACAATGGAGTAA
- the queA gene encoding tRNA preQ1(34) S-adenosylmethionine ribosyltransferase-isomerase QueA gives MDFRSYLKQFDYPLPENLIAQKPTLPRDKAKLLVYSLKTHQVGHDIFLNLDKYLPKNSVIIFNQTKVIPARIYTKKSTGGKVEVFCLGIADNQIKALISPGQKTNTKLYLTNKPQPTTDNKYFLVIKQKNKIFYLKPSFPINQLIKILNQYGQTPIPPYIKHSPLSEKELRKQYQTIFAKIPGSVAAPTASMHFTNRLLRKLKNKGHQIGFINLNVNLGTFAPLEQKHLKSNKLYQEEFFIPKQTLELIKKAKKHSWPIIACGTTVVRTLESSKILSAYLAGKTKSSKIKWETAGLFIRPGYKFKIINSLITNFHLPQSSLLMLVSAFAGRKKILELYQLAIKNNYRFYSFGDGMLII, from the coding sequence ATGGATTTTCGATCTTATTTAAAGCAATTTGATTATCCTCTGCCTGAAAACCTGATCGCCCAAAAGCCGACTCTACCTCGGGACAAAGCTAAACTTTTAGTTTATTCTCTTAAAACTCATCAAGTTGGGCATGATATTTTTTTAAACTTAGATAAGTATTTACCAAAAAATTCAGTAATTATTTTTAACCAAACCAAAGTCATTCCGGCCCGAATCTACACTAAAAAATCAACTGGCGGCAAAGTTGAGGTTTTCTGTTTGGGGATAGCTGACAACCAGATTAAAGCTTTAATCTCTCCGGGCCAAAAAACAAATACAAAACTGTACTTGACCAACAAGCCGCAACCAACAACTGACAATAAATATTTTTTAGTAATAAAACAAAAAAACAAAATTTTTTACTTAAAACCCAGCTTCCCAATCAACCAACTGATAAAAATTTTAAACCAATACGGCCAAACGCCAATTCCGCCTTATATTAAGCACTCGCCTTTATCTGAAAAAGAATTGAGAAAACAATACCAAACTATTTTTGCCAAAATACCCGGTTCGGTAGCCGCGCCAACTGCTTCAATGCACTTTACTAATCGGTTATTAAGAAAACTCAAAAACAAAGGCCATCAGATCGGCTTTATCAACCTGAATGTTAATTTGGGCACTTTTGCGCCCTTAGAACAAAAACATTTAAAAAGCAATAAGCTCTATCAAGAAGAATTTTTTATCCCCAAACAAACATTAGAGCTAATCAAAAAAGCGAAAAAACATTCTTGGCCGATTATTGCCTGCGGCACTACGGTGGTCAGAACTTTAGAAAGTTCAAAAATTTTATCAGCTTATTTAGCTGGCAAGACAAAATCGAGTAAAATAAAATGGGAAACCGCTGGTCTATTCATCCGGCCGGGCTATAAATTCAAAATTATTAATAGCTTGATTACCAACTTTCACCTGCCCCAATCTTCTCTTTTAATGTTGGTTAGTGCTTTTGCCGGCAGAAAAAAAATTCTTGAGCTTTATCAATTGGCAATTAAGAACAATTACCGATTTTATTCCTTCGGCGATGGCATGCTGATTATTTAA